The following coding sequences are from one Stigmatopora nigra isolate UIUO_SnigA chromosome 10, RoL_Snig_1.1, whole genome shotgun sequence window:
- the tnni1b gene encoding troponin I type 1b (skeletal, slow): protein MLKSLMVAKAKEDLEQEQLEKEAQKEKYLDENAPALNINSMSLEELQKLCEELHSKIDIVDEERYDIEVKVLHNSREIKDLNIKVLDLRGKFKRPSLRRVRVSADAILRSLLGSKHKVSLDLRANLKSVKKEDAEKEKTAEVNDWRKNVEAMSGMEGRKKMFDAGAPAQ, encoded by the exons ATGCTCAAG AGCTTGATGGTGGCCAAGGCCAAGGAAGATCTAGAGCAGGAGCAGCTGGAAAAGGAAGCCCAGAAGGAGAAGTACCTGGACGAAAACGCACCCGCGTTAAACATCAACTCCATGAGCTTGGAGGAGCTGCAG AAACTATGTGAAGAACTTCACTCCAAAATCGACATTGTAGATGAAGAACGGTACGATATCGAGGTCAAAGTTCTGCACAACTCACGagag ATTAAAGATCTGAACATCAAGGTGCTGGACCTAAGAGGGAAATTCAAGCGACCCAGCCTTCGGCGTGTCAGGGTCTCGGCCGATGCCATCCTGCGCTCACTGCTGGGCTCCAAGCACAAAGTGTCTCTGGACCTGCGAGCCAACCTCAAGTCTGTCAAGAAAGAAGACGCGGAGAAG GAAAAGACGGCGGAAGTCAACGACTGGAGGAAGAACGTGGAGGCCATGTCTGGCATGGAAGGACGCAAGAAGATGTTTGACGCAGGGGCTCCCGCCCAGTAG
- the ipo9 gene encoding importin-9 — protein sequence MSAVRAGSVAGPVQQGLKEALMETLTAILSPVQEVRTAAEEQIKVLEVTEEFGVHLAELTVDPQGALAIRQLASVILKQYVETHWCSHSEKFRPPETTEQAKAAIRSLLPSGLRESISKVRSSVAYAVSAIAHWDWPEAWPQLFTILMEMLVSGDVSAVHGAMRVLTEFTREVTDTQMPLVAPVILPEMYKIFTMAEVYSIRTRSRAVEIFTTCANLICAIEELEKGAAKALIFPVVQQFTEAFVQALQMPDGPSSDSGLKMEVLKAITALVQNFPKPMVSSMQQILPIVWNTLTESAAFYVRTEVNYTEEVDNPVDSDGEVLGFENLVFSIFDFVHTLMEKNKFKSTVKKALPELIYYIILYMQMTEDQIKVWSANPHQFVEDEDDDTLSYTVRISAQDLLLAVAAEFQNESAVALAAAATRHFQEAEQAKNSGDQHWWKIHEACMLSLGSVKSIITENVKNGRIQFDMHGFLAGVVLADLNLAAVSPFLLGRALWAASRFTVAMSPALIQQFLQATVSGLHDSQPPSVRVSSVRAIWGYCDQLKLSENTLILQPYLPSILEGLVGLATQFNSEVLALVMETLCIVCTFDPAFTTSAENKICPLTIAVFLKYSNDPVVASLAQGIFKELSQIEGCQGPMQIRLIPTLVSIMQAPADKIPTGLCATAIDTLTTVVRNTKPPLSEMLVCQAFPVMAQCTLRTDDNTVMQNGGECLRAYVSVALEQIAQWRDDQGNSGVWYVMQVVNLLLDPRTSEFTAIFVGRLVSTLISRAGTQLGEQLDQILRAILSKMQQAETLSVMQSLIMVFAHLVHSQLEPLLDFLCSLPGPTGKPALEFVMTEWMSRQHLFYGQYEGKVSSVALCKLLQYSLNTDDKRLQDIMVKGEEIYNSAEGIRTRSKTAKNPERWTNIPLLVKIFKLIINELSTVVEANASRTNAADWSHGDSSSMCEEEEDGGGDEEEDEEDEEGLAGQLISDLISSNKYDDDYYDDDDDDDPDALNDPLDQIDLQAYLTDFLTQFAQQPCYSMFSGHLNNNERQTLQSIGL from the exons ATGAGCGCTGTTCGGGCGGGTTCGGTGGCCGGCCCGGTCCAGCAGGGGCTAAAAGAGGCTCTCATGGAGACCCTGACGGCCATCCTGTCCCCGGTTCAAGAAGTGCGAACCGCCGCTGAGGAGCAAATTAAAGTTCTAGAAGTAACGGAAG AGTTTGGCGTCCACCTGGCAGAGCTCACGGTCGACCCTCAAGGAGCGCTCGCTATACGCCAG TTAGCATCGGTCATCCTGAAACAATATGTAGAAACTCACTGGTGTTCCCACTCGGAGAAGTTCCGGCCCCCCGAAACCACTGAGCAG GCCAAAGCCGCCATCAGGAGCTTGCTGCCCAGTGGCCTGCGCGAATCCATCAGCAAGGTGCGCTCCAGCGTGGCCTACGCCGTGTCCGCCATCGCCCACTGGGACTGGCCAGAGGCCTGGCCGCAGCTCTTCACCATCCTGATGGAAATGTTGGTCAGCGGTGACGTTAGTGCCGTGCACGGGGCCATGAGGGTTCTCACAG AATTCACGCGAGAAGTGACGGATACCCAAATGCCACTGGTGGCTCCCGTCATTTTGCCGGAAATGTACAAGATCTTCACTATGGCTGAG GTGTACAGCATCCGTACCCGTTCCAGAGCCGTGGAGATCTTCACCACTTGTGCCAACCTCATTTGTGCTATTGAGGAGCTTGAAAAG GGTGCAGCCAAAGCCTTGATTTTTCCCGTCGTGCAGCAGTTTACAGAAGCGTTTGTGCAGGCCCTACAAATGCCCGACGGTCCCTCGTCAGATAGCGGCCTGAAGATGGAAGTCCTCAAG GCCATAACAGCATTGGTTCAGAACTTCCCCAAACCCATGGTGTCTTCCATGCAGCAGATTCTGCCCATCGTTTGGAACACGTTGACTGAAAGTGCAGCTTT CTACGTCAGAACAGAAGTCAACTACACAGAAGAAGTGGACAATCCGGTGGACTCGGATG GTGAAGTCCTGGGCTTTGAGAATCTCGTCTTCAGCATCTTTGATTTTGTGCACACGCTGATGGAGAAGAACAAGTTCAAAAGCACGGTGAAGAAGGCCTTGCCCGAGCTTATCTATTACATCATCCTCTACATGCAGATGACAGAGGATCAG ATCAAAGTTTGGTCAGCCAACCCGCACCAGTTTGtggaggatgaggatgatgacaCCCTCTCTTATACAGTTCGGATTTCTGCACAGGATCTACTGCTG GCGGTTGCTGCCGAGTTCCAGAATGAGAGCGCAGTAgcgttggcggcggcggccaccaGACACTTCCAGGAGGCAGAGCAAGCCAAAAACAGTGGCGATCAGCATTG GTGGAAGATCCACGAAGCTTGCATGCTGTCCCTAGGTTCGGTCAAAAGCATCATCACTGAGAACGTCAAAAACGGACGCATTCAGTTTGACATGCACGGCTTTTTGGCCGGTGTGGTCTTGGCTGACCTCAATTTGGCAG CGGTGTCACCGTTCTTGCTCGGGCGCGCCCTGTGGGCAGCCAGTCGCTTCACCGTAGCCATGTCGCCGGCGCTTATCCAGCAGTTCCTGCAGGCCACCGTGAGCGGGCTCCATGATAGCCAGCCGCCTTCAGTGCGCGTATCTTCGGTCAGGGCCATCTGGGG CTATTGTGACCAGTTGAAGCTGTCTGAAAACACGCTCATCCTTCAGCCCTACCTGCCCAGCATCCTGGAGGGCTTGGTGGGGCTGGCGACGCAGTTCAACTCAGAGGTGCTGGCGCTGGTCATGGAGACGCTGTGCATTGTGTGCACTTTTGACCCGGCCTTCACCACCAGCGCCGAGAACAAGATCTGCCCCCTCACCATCGCCGTCTTCCTCAAATACAGCAATG ATCCGGTGGTTGCCTCCCTGGCTCAGGGCATCTTCAAAGAACTGTCCCAGATTGAAGGCTGTCAGGGACCCATGCAGATACGGCTCATTCCCACGCTTGTTAGCATCATGCAGGCCCCCGCTGACAAAATCCCGACTGGACTATGCGCA ACGGCCATCGACACCCTCACCACAGTCGTACGCAACACCAAGCCGCCTCTTTCCGAGATGCTGGTGTGCCAGGCCTTCCCGGTGATGGCGCAATGCACTTTACGCACCGACGACAATACCGTCATGCAG AACGGCGGCGAGTGCTTGCGGGCGTACGTGTCGGTCGCTCTGGAGCAGATCGCCCAGTGGCGCGACGACCAGGGGAACAGTGGCGTGTGGTACGTCATGCAGGTGGTCAACCTGCTGCTGGACCCGAGAACCTCAGAGTTCACGGCCATCTTCGTCGGGAGGCTGGTGTCCACGCTCATCTCCCGGGCGGGGACGCAACTCGGCGAGCAGCTGGACCAGATTTTGCGAGCCATCCTCAGCAAGATGCAGCAAGCGGAGACTTTAAGTGTCATGCAG TCTCTCATCATGGTGTTTGCCCACCTGGTTCACTCCCAATTGGAGCCTCTTTTGGACTTCCTCTGCAGTCTTCCCGGCCCCACGGGCAAACCTGCCCTGGAGTTTGTCATGACTGAGTGGATGAGCAGGCAACATCTCTTTTATGGACAGTACGAGGGCAAAGTCAG CTCGGTGGCTCTTTGCAAACTGCTGCAGTACAGCCTCAACACCGACGACAAACGCCTTCAGGACATCATGGTGAAGGGAGAAGAGATTTACAACTCGGCAGAAGGCATCCGAACCCGCTCCAAGACGGCCAAAA ATCCAGAGCGCTGGACCAATATTCCTCTGCTGGTGAAAATCTTTAAACTGATCATCAACGAGCTGTCCACCGTCGTGGAGGCCAACGCCAGCCGAACTAATGCAGCCGACTGGAGTCACGGTG ATTCCAGCAGCATgtgtgaggaggaggaagatggtggtggtgatgaggaggaggatgaggaggatgaagaaggGCTGGCAGGACAGCTGATATCAGACCTCATTTCCTCCAACAAATACG ATGATGACTAttacgacgatgatgacgacgacgacccAGACGCCTTAAACGATCCCTTAGATCAGATTGATCTACAG GCCTACCTGACCGACTTCCTGACGCAATTTGCCCAGCAGCCTTGCTACAGCATGTTCTCAGGCCACCTCAACAACAATGAAAGACAAACCTTGCAGTCCATAGGCCTCTAG
- the lmod1b gene encoding LOW QUALITY PROTEIN: leiomodin-1 (The sequence of the model RefSeq protein was modified relative to this genomic sequence to represent the inferred CDS: inserted 2 bases in 2 codons; deleted 2 bases in 1 codon) encodes MDMHFPRIPRNVPASRQPSVTARPLCKHVSXGRDPRLALSGTYGXIILPETCLILSFFFCFCFDSFDFQTALPSMSRRKVRGLTRMGRQVSEDPDLDTLLSTLSPEEMEELEKDMMKVPDVNPEEGQPVGQGDNNRRDDKSCRANEAVRIESKKEIRKQDSPKKMSQEGKDAAGDQRGGRNPFRDGGRKAESSKEEQSQTRVVPEDGIEGKTAGELGSATDRRESRESKTRDVISKLQEKKKKEDVRRDECRRRDDTKTKDIISRLREKSEKSEKEIGKERLRRSDSFRTQGLVSRMLEKQQSISQDSSEEKNPRCEDKKKTARGLERQASEKEDATRREELLNHGDRVAENKVEEEKADEQKADEQKVGEQKADKREEVVNCVSPSGKMKSEEGEEDPDSGMFDELLEQVRSDDPALAELNVNNSEAIKTKTLIELAEALQHNTCVKKVALANCRADDHVAYALAGTLRRNSTVTSINVDSNHLTGKGILALIQALRYNSTLTELRFQNQRHVCGGKTEMEMTKVLKENTTLLKLGYHFELAGPRMTTTNILSRNMDRQRQKRLQEQKQARAGNASDNKDTLEVPKQDSGASPRNSSTWNSPMASPKPSPMPSPLPSPKLSPKRGAGASNPPPPPPPPPGRVPPPPPPLKLEVDSLRNSLSPVSRRSLDGKARGGTKNSRDQLLASIRGSNVQQLKKVPVPKWLQ; translated from the exons ATGGACATGCATTTTCCCAGGATTCCAAGGAATGTCCCAGCCTCTCGGCAGCCTTCCGTCACTGCTCGC CCTCTTTGCAAGCATGTGA GCGGCCGGGATCCACGCCTCGCTCTTTCTGGGACGTATG GGATCATTTTGCCTGAAACCTGCTtgatactttcattttttttttgtttttgttttgattcatttgaCTTTCAAACAGCTTTACCAAGTATGTCCAGGCGAAAGGTGCGAGGTCTGACCCGCATGGGGCGGCAGGTGAGCGAGGACCCGGACCTGGACACCCTGTTGTCCACGCTCTCCCCGGAGGAGATGGAGGAGCTGGAGAAGGACATGATGAAGGTGCCCGACGTCAACCCGGAGGAAGGCCAGCCTGTGGGTCAAGGCGACAACAACCGGCGAGACGATAAAAGTTGCCGTGCAAATGAGGCCGTCCGG ATTGAAAGCAAGAAGGAAATTCGGAAGCAGGACTCCCCAAAGAAGATGAGTCAGGAAGGAAAAGATGCTGCCGGAGACCAGAGGGGAGGCCGAAACCCGTTCCGAGATGGTGGCAGAAAAGCGGAATCCTCAAAGGAGGAGCAAAGTCAGACCCGGGTGGTCCCCGAGGATGGAATCGAGGGGAAAACGGCAGGCGAGCTCGGCAGCGCGACGGACAGACGGGAGAGCCGCGAGAGTAAAACGAGAGATGTCATCTCCAAGCtgcaggagaagaagaagaaagaagacgTCCGTCGAGACGAATGCAGGAGAAGGGATGACACCAAGACCAAGGACATCATCTCTAGGCTACGTGAAAAGAGCGAGAAGAGTGAGAAGGAAATCGGCAAAGAGCGTTTGCGTCGATCCGACAGCTTCAGGACGCAGGGATTGGTTTCCCGAATGTTGGAAAAGCAGCAGAGCATATCTCAGGACAGCAGCGAGGAGAAGAACCCTCGGTGCGAGGACAAGAAGAAGACGGCTCGTGGGCTGGAGCGGCAGGCCTCTGAGAAGGAGGATGCCACCAGGAGAGAGGAACTGCTCAACCATGGCGATCGCGTGGCTGAGAATAAAGTGGAAGAGGAGAAAGCCGACGAGCAAAAAGCCGACGAGCAAAAAGTCGGCGAGCAAAAAGCCGACAAACGAGAAGAAGTGGTCAACTGCGTGTCGCCGAGCGGCAAAATGAAGTCGGAAGAAGGGGAGGAAGACCCAGACTCTGGCATGTTCGATGAGCTCCTGGAGCAGGTGCGAAGCGACGACCCGGCCTTGGCGGAGCTCAACGTCAACAACTCCGAGGCCATCAAGACCAAGACGCTGATAGAGCTGGCCGAGGCGCTGCAGCACAACACCTGCGTGAAGAAAGTGGCACTGGCCAACTGCCGCGCCGACGACCACGTGGCCTATGCCCTCGCCGGCACGCTGCGCCGGAACTCTACCGTCACCAGCATCAACGTGGACTCCAACCATCTCACGGGCAAGGGCATCCTGGCCCTCATCCAGGCGCTGCGCTACAACTCCACCCTCACCGAGCTGCGATTCCAGAACCAGCGGCACGTCTGCGGGGGCAAGACGGAGATGGAGATGACCAAGGTGCTGAAGGAGAACACTACCCTGCTTAAACTGGGCTATCACTTTGAGCTGGCCGGTCCCAGGATGACCACCACCAACATCTTGAGTCGGAACATGGACCGCCAGCGCCAGAAACGCTTGCAGGAGCAGAAGCAGGCCCGGGCCGGGAACGCAAGTGACAACAAAGACACTCTGGAGGTGCCCAAGCAGGACAGTGGAGCCTCCCCAAG AAATTCCTCGACATGGAACTCCCCAATGGCGTCCCCGAAACCGTCCCCGATGCCTTCGCCGTTACCTTCACCCAAACTGAGCCCCAAGAGGGGAGCCGGGGCCTCTAACCCTCCGCCGCCACCCCCGCCTCCGCCTGGGCGAGTACCCCCACCTCCTCCGCCTCTCAAGCTGGAAGTGGACTCTTTGCGGAACTCTTTGTCGCCGGTGTCACGGAGGAGTCTGGATGGGAAGGCTCGAGGCGGCACCAAGAACTCCAGGGACCAGCTCCTCGCCTCCATTAGGGGGAGCAACGTCCAACAACTCAAGAAG GTGCCCGTCCCCAAGTGGCTGCAGTGA
- the LOC144203112 gene encoding guanine nucleotide-binding protein G(s) subunit alpha-like, producing the protein MGCLGNSKTEDQRNEEKAQREANKKIEKQLQKDKQIYRATHRLLLLGAGESGKSTIVKQMRILHVNGFNAEEKKQKIHDIKNNIKEAIETIVSAMSTLTPPCQLACSANQPRIDYVLHQMNQKDFEFPSEFYDHSKLLWQDDGVRACWERSNEYQLIDCAQYFLDRVDVVRQHDYTPTDQDLLRCRVLTSGIFETRFQIDKVNFHMFDVGGQRDERRKWIQCFNDVTAIIFVVASSSYNMVIREDNQTNRLQEALNLFKNIWNNRWLRTISVILFLNKQDLLAEKVLAGKSKIEEYFPEFARYTTPDDAIPEPGEDPRVTRAKYFIRDEFLRISTASGDGRHYCYPHFTCAVDTENIRRVFSDCRDIIQRMHLRQYELL; encoded by the exons ATGGGCTGTCTCGGCAACAGCAAGACGGAAGACCAACGCAACGAGGAGAAGGCCCAGAGGGAAGCCAACAAGAAGATTGAGAAGCAGCTTCAGAAAGACAAACAGATATATCGCGCCACTCACCGGCTCTTACTACTAG GGGCTGGCGAATCCGGAAAGAGCACGATAGTCAAGCAGATGCGAATATTGCACGTCAATGGCTTCAATGCGGA GGAGAAAAAGCAGAAAATCCAcgatattaaaaacaacatcaaagAGGCTATAGAG ACCATAGTGTCCGCCATGAGTACGCTTACGCCACCGTGCCAGCTAGCCTGCTCTGCTAACCAGCCGCGCATCGACTATGTCCTCCACCAAATGAACCAGAAGGATTTCGAGTTTCCATCG GAGTTTTATGACCACTCCAAACTCCTCTGGCAGGACGATGGCGTGAGAGCCTGCTGGGAACGGTCCAATGAATATCAGCTCATCGACTGCGCGCAGTA CTTCCTAGATCGGGTAGACGTGGTCCGACAACATGATTACACGCCAACCGACCAG GACCTGCTGAGATGCAGAGTTTTGACATCCGGCATCTTCGAGACAAGATTTCAAATAGACAAAGTCAATTTTCA taTGTTCGACGTGGGAGGTCAGAGGGACGAGCGTCGAAAATGGATCCAGTGTTTTAACG ACGTGACGGCTATCATTTTTGTGGTGGCGAGTAGCAGCTACAACATGGTGATCAGAGAGGACAATCAGACCAACCGACTGCAGGAAGCCCTCAATCTTTTCAAGAACATTTGGAACAACAG GTGGCTACGGACCATCTCCGTCATCCTCTTCCTGAACAAACAGGACCTCCTGGCCGAGAAGGTCTTGGCGGGGAAGTCGAAAATCGAGGAGTATTTTCCTGAGTTTGCACGATATACGACGCCCGACGATG CAATACCGGAGCCGGGCGAAGATCCGCGCGTCACCAGGGCAAAGTACTTCATACGGGACGAGTTTCTG AGGATCAGCACAGCCAGTGGGGACGGCCGCCATTACTGTTATCCCCACTTCACCTGCGCCGTGGACACGGAAAACATCCGCCGCGTCTTCAGCGACTGTCGCGACATCATCCAGCGGATGCACCTGCGGCAGTACGAGCTCTTGTGA
- the shisa4 gene encoding protein shisa-4, with the protein MAFHAGRSASMIVSTTAVLAMLTIVLYSSPVSANEDCLWYVDKNGTWHNGFDCPLITFCCGNCQRRYCCLDAFKMITEREQKRCMLFQFSPTTLAGIASSILLFVAIIATMVCCFMCSCCYLYQRRLQRGRTPYDPQQIPMASYPVEPLYDAYGKPLGPSEYPHPGYPMAPQYPGMPPQYPMMQPGLYPPPHMDAAYSQAPPPYSPPQYPGH; encoded by the exons ATGGCGTTTCACGCGGGCAGAAGCGCGTCCATGATAGTGTCGACGACGGCCGTATTAGCGATGCTAACCATCGTCCTCTATTCTTCTCCGG TCTCAGCAAACGAGGACTGCCTGTGGTACGTGGACAAAAATGGCACCTGGCATAACGGCTTTGACTGTCCGCTCATCACCTTCTGCTGCGGCAACTGTCAACGACGCTACTGCTGCCTGGACGCCTTCAAAATGATCACCGAGCGTGAACAGAAGCGCTGCATGCTCTTCCAGTTCAG TCCGACTACATTAGCTGGCATCGCCTCGTCCATCCTGCTTTTCGTTGCCATCATCGCCACCATGGTTTGCTGCTTCATGTGTTCCTGCTGTTATCTCTACCAGCGGAGGCTGCAGAGGGGCAGGACTCCTTACGACC CCCAGCAAATTCCCATGGCAAGTTACCCAGTGGAGCCGCTGTATGACGCTTACGGGAAACCGCTAGGCCCGTCTGAGTACCCACATCCGGGCTACCCGATGGCGCCTCAGTACCCGGGCATGCCCCCGCAGTACCCCATGATGCAGCCAGGGCTTTATCCGCCTCCCCATATGGATGCTGCTTACAGCCAAG ctCCTCCCCCATACTCTCCCCCGCAGTATCCTGGTCACTGA
- the LOC144203253 gene encoding cysteine and glycine-rich protein 1-like, with the protein MPFGGGNKCGCCQKTVYFAEEVQCEGKSWHKSCFLCMVCRKNLDSTTVAVHVDEIYCKSCYGKKYGPKGYGFGGGAGTLSVDTGEALGIKVPIETQHQATNNPNSSKFATKASGCDVCPRCGKTVYAAEKAIGAGNSWHKSCFRCANCGKGLESTTLADRDGEIFCKGCYAKNFGPKGFGFGQGAGALAHSK; encoded by the exons ATGCCGTTCGGAGGTGGGAACAAGTGTGGCTGTTGTCAGAAGACGGTCTACTTTGCAGAGGAAGTGCAGTGCGAAGGCAAAAGCTGGCATAAATCATGCTTCCTGTGTA TGGTGTGCAGGAAGAACTTGGACAGCACAACGGTGGCCGTGCACGTCGACGAGATCTACTGCAAGTCGTGCTACGGCAAGAAGTACGGGCCCAAGGGCTATGGCTTCGGCGGCGGAGCGGGGACCCTCAGCGTGGACACGGGAGAGGCTCTCGGAATTAAAGTGCCAAT AGAAACTCAGCACCAAGCGACCAATAACCCAAATTCCTCCAAGTTCGCCACGAAAGCCAGCGGCTGCGATGTTTGCCCCCGTTGCGGAAAAACGGTCTACGCAGCAGAGAAAGCTATTGGCGCCGGCAAC TCTTGGCACAAAAGCTGCTTCCGTTGCGCCAACTGCGGCAAAGGACTGGAGTCCACCACTTTGGCGGACAGGGACGGCGAAATCTTCTGTAAAG GCTGCTATGCCAAGAATTTTGGACCCAAAGGCTTCGGTTTTGGTCAGGGGGCGGGAGCTCTGGCTCATTCCAAGTGA